TCTTCTTCTTCCGCTCGCGGATCACCTCGACGAAGATCGGCGAGACCGAGATCAGGATGATCAGCGCCATCGCCGGCAGCAGGTACTTGTCGATCACCGGGGCGAGCTGGTCGCCGGTGAAGTAGCCGATCAGCAGCATGGTCTCGGTCCACAGCACCGCGCCCACGACGTTCCAGACGAAGAAGGTCTTCGCGGGCATCTGCAGGGTGCCGGCGACCGGGTTGAGGAAGGTCCGCACGATCGGGATGAAGCGGGCCATCACCACGGCCTTGGCCGGGCCGAACTTCTCGAAGTACTCCTCCGCCTTCTCCACGTACTCGGGGCGCAGGATCTTCGAGTTCGGCTTGTCGAACATGCGCGGGCCGACCTTCCGGCCCAGCAGGTGCCCGAGCTGGGCGCCGACGACGGCGCAGATCGGCGCACCGACCAGCAGCAGGGCGATGTTCATCTGGGCGCCTTCGCCG
This is a stretch of genomic DNA from Kitasatospora fiedleri. It encodes these proteins:
- a CDS encoding DedA family protein, which encodes MEHIQLAVNVLDAKSLVASVGAIGILAIIFAETGLLVGFFFPGDSLLILAGVAASSAADKVLGEGAQMNIALLLVGAPICAVVGAQLGHLLGRKVGPRMFDKPNSKILRPEYVEKAEEYFEKFGPAKAVVMARFIPIVRTFLNPVAGTLQMPAKTFFVWNVVGAVLWTETMLLIGYFTGDQLAPVIDKYLLPAMALIILISVSPIFVEVIRERKKKKAAAAAGAVAPEHEPVPTGRHRKH